The window TCTGGAAGAAGACGATGCGGCAGCCGGCGAAAGGGAAGTTGGGACCCCGCGAGACGCGCAGCGACGAGACGGAATCGTTCATGCCGATCTCGCCGAAGTAGCTGACGTCTCTCAGGATCGTTGCCATGCGCCCTCGGTAGTTGAGGTCTTGGTACACCTCGGCGATCAGCGGAACCCAACCGTACTGAGGAGCCGTGATCGTGGCGGATGGGCTGAAGTTGATGGATGCGATGATGTCGCCGAAGTTGTACGGGATCGCGTGGACGTCCGGGTAGTAGCCCGGCGGCAACACGAGCCTTCTGCCCTGGTATTGGGCGTGCTCGTAGAACATGGCGCGCTGATTGGGCGAGGCGGAGGCTCCGGGCCCGTGGAACACCTTGAGCGACGAGACGACGTCGGTCATCCCGATGGTCGCCAGGCTTTCCACCGGCTGAATCACCGTCGCCTTGGTGCCCTGAAAGTACTTGTCGCGGAACAGCTCCACGATGAGCCGTGGGTTCTGCGCCATGTCGGACCCATTCTCCGCCGTGTCCCGTCCGGTCGCGAAGCGCCTAGGAGCGCATCAGCCGCCGCATCATGAGGAGCCGCTGCGTCTGCGACATCGGCTGTTCCAGCCCGGCGGCACGCGGCGAGGGTCCGATGTGTGCGCCCTCCCCATGGCGCTTGTAGATGCGGAAGTAGTCGAACCGGGTCACCGTCGGAGGAATGCTGCCGGGGCAGAGCGCGTGCAGCCCGACCTGCACCGGATCGCCCATGGCGACGACCGAGGTTCCGCAGTTCTGCCAGTTCTGACCGTCGGCGCTGGCGAATCCGGTGAACTGGTTCCCTCGACGCTCCAGGCGCAGGAACAGATGCCGCACCGTCACCAAGCCCTGCCCTCTCCCGACGAGGGAGAAGACGCGGTTGATGTGCTGCTCGAACCGAACATCTCCGGCGAATCCGTGCGGGCCCGAGGTCTTTTCGAGCCGCAGGAACCGACCCGGGTCCTTCCAGACGAGAATCCCGCCGTGTTCCTTGAGTTGCGGCGTCACGGGGATGCGCGTCTCCAGCGCGAAGTCGCCGTTCAGGTCCATCACGAGACGCGGGGCGTCCATGTTGCCGCCCTGACCCGGCGGGTTCCCATGCCACAGGTCTCTGCCGGGCTGCACCTGCATTTCGAGATAGCCCTGGTTCCGCGACCAGACGCCGCCTCCCGTGGGCGCGACCCATCGCCAGGTGGGCTTCATCGTTGCATCGCCGAACTCGTCGCTGAATACCATCACGCTGAACTCGCCGGACGACGCCCACCCCTCGATCTGGATCGACGAGATGGAGCTCCCGAAGGTGGAAGCGTACTGCCCTCCGACCATCTGGATCATGGACAGGTCGGGAACTTCCTTCTTCTGGGTCGTGTTCGTCAAGGGAACCTCAAGGAAGGGCCCGTCGAAGTCGATGTGCTCGTAGAACCGCACTTTGGCGCCGCTCGACGGGAAGTCGGGTCCCTTCGTCACGCGCGCGCTCTGGATCGTGTCCGCCATTCCGAGCTGCGTGTGCGTGTTCGCGATGTCGCGGAGTACCACGGCTTTGCGCCCACGGAAGGCGGTCGCCTCGAAGACCTCAATGATGACCGGAACCGTGCCCCAGACGGGCCCGGCGAGGTCGTAGTCCGGCGCGAAGTTGATCGACGCCACCTGTCCGGTGTGGTTCGTCACGACGTCCAGCAGGTTGGGGTAGTAGCCGGGACCGAGGACGATCTTCCTGCCCTGAAAGTTCGGCAACTCGTGGAAGATCGCGCGGTAGTTGGGCCCCGCCCCGAAGCCGGGCCCGCGAAACACCCGCGCGGAGCGGACGCTGTTGGGGAAGCCGACATCCGCGAGGATGCGCTGGGGGTGGACGAGGTAGCCTACGCGTCCGCCGTAGTTGGGCTGCTCAAAGACCTCGACGACCAGTCGGGGAGTCACGTTCGGCATGGCAGTGGACACCTTCGGTAAACGCACAGGAATCGCACGGGCCCGCGTTCCGTGAGCCGGCATCGGAAGGCTGGTGCAGACTCTAACACCCGGCTCCAGTGATGTCAACGGGTCGGGCGCTGGATACGCCCACGCCATCGGTTGTTCCGCGGACACGACGATTGCTAGAATGGCGTTCGCCGCCGCCATTCACGGACATTCCGCGAAGAGGGAGCTCGCCATGGTTCGGATCGGACTCGTGGACTTCGACACCTCGCATGTGGTCGCGTTCACTCAGCGATGGAACCACATCGGCTGCCCGGAGGATCAGTGGGTCAAGGGAGCTAAGATCGTTGCCGGTTGTCCCGGCGTTTCGTACCTGTCGCCGGAGCGGGTTCCCGAGTACACGGAGCAGCTCGCCAACTACGGCGTCGAGATCGTCGCCAAGCCGGAGGACCTCATCGAGAAGGTGGACGCCGTCTGCATCGAGTCGGTCGACGGGAGCGTGCACCTGGAACGCGCGCGACCGTTCATCGAAGCCGGTCTGCCGCTCTACATCGACAAGCCTTTCACGTGCTCGCTGGCGGATGCGCTGGAGCTCGTCGGACTCGCAGACGCGAAGGGCGTGCCGCTGTTCTCGACCTCATCGCTGCGCTACGGGCTGGAGGTTCTCGAGCTGCAGTCGAAGCGCGACACGTTGGGGGGGGTGATCGGAGCGGACGCCTATTCGCCAGCGTCGCTGCATCCCCGGAACCCGGGGCTGTACCACTACGGCGTGCACGCCGTCGAGACGCTCTTCGCGCTGATGGGCAAGGGCTGCGTCGCCGTGCAGGCGGCGACGACAGGCGACGTCGATGTCGTCACCGGCTACTGGAACGACGGTCGCGTTGGAACCGTGCGCGGAACGCGCAAGGGAGCCGGCGGGTACGGGTTCTCGGCGTTCTGCGAGAAAGGCATCGTGCAGACGAGCATCAACGCGGGGTTCATCTACCGCGAGCTACTCAAGCGGATCACGGAGATGTTCCAGACGCGCGTTGCGCCGCTGGATATCCGCGAGACGCTGGAGATCACGGCGTTCATCGAGGGCGCGATCCACTCGGCAGCGCGCGATGGTCGCAAGGTGACGCTCGCGCTGTAGGGACTTCCTGGGGCGGGAAGCCGGCTTGTTGCGGTTGACTCGCCCTGGGCGATCCATTACAATAGGCGTGCTTCGGCGACCGGCGGGAATCGTCCGGGTGGGATGGCAGAGCGGCTTAATGCGGCGGTCTTGAAAACCGTTGTATCGCAAGATACCGCAGGTTCGAATCCTGCTCCCACCGCCACCCGCGATGGCGACGCGGTCGCGGCATGGAGAGATGCCCGAGAGGCTGAAGGGAGCTGCCTGCTAAGCAGTTATCGGGGTAACCCGATCGAGGGTTCGAATCCCTCTCTCTCCGCCACACCTAACAGCACAGCCGATGTGCCGGACCCGAGACACACCATCAATGCGCCCGTAGCTCAGTGGATAGAGCGCGTGACTACGGATCATGAGGTCGGGAGTTCAAATCTCTCCGGGCGCGCCAACCGAAGACCCCGAAGAACCGCATGAACGCTGCGTCGGCGGGTTCCTCTTTCGCCCGATCCCGACCCCCCAATCCTTGCGTATTGCCCCGAAATGCCTTAGAATGCCCTCAAACGACGCCATTTTGGGCAAGGTTTGGGCAACGCCCAAAGGCGCGGAAAACCCGCATCGAGCGCGTGATTCGCGCCGATTGGTCGCTCGTTTTGGGCAACGATTCCCG is drawn from Candidatus Poribacteria bacterium and contains these coding sequences:
- a CDS encoding DUF1349 domain-containing protein, translated to MAAANAILAIVVSAEQPMAWAYPAPDPLTSLEPGVRVCTSLPMPAHGTRARAIPVRLPKVSTAMPNVTPRLVVEVFEQPNYGGRVGYLVHPQRILADVGFPNSVRSARVFRGPGFGAGPNYRAIFHELPNFQGRKIVLGPGYYPNLLDVVTNHTGQVASINFAPDYDLAGPVWGTVPVIIEVFEATAFRGRKAVVLRDIANTHTQLGMADTIQSARVTKGPDFPSSGAKVRFYEHIDFDGPFLEVPLTNTTQKKEVPDLSMIQMVGGQYASTFGSSISSIQIEGWASSGEFSVMVFSDEFGDATMKPTWRWVAPTGGGVWSRNQGYLEMQVQPGRDLWHGNPPGQGGNMDAPRLVMDLNGDFALETRIPVTPQLKEHGGILVWKDPGRFLRLEKTSGPHGFAGDVRFEQHINRVFSLVGRGQGLVTVRHLFLRLERRGNQFTGFASADGQNWQNCGTSVVAMGDPVQVGLHALCPGSIPPTVTRFDYFRIYKRHGEGAHIGPSPRAAGLEQPMSQTQRLLMMRRLMRS
- a CDS encoding gfo/Idh/MocA family oxidoreductase, which translates into the protein MVRIGLVDFDTSHVVAFTQRWNHIGCPEDQWVKGAKIVAGCPGVSYLSPERVPEYTEQLANYGVEIVAKPEDLIEKVDAVCIESVDGSVHLERARPFIEAGLPLYIDKPFTCSLADALELVGLADAKGVPLFSTSSLRYGLEVLELQSKRDTLGGVIGADAYSPASLHPRNPGLYHYGVHAVETLFALMGKGCVAVQAATTGDVDVVTGYWNDGRVGTVRGTRKGAGGYGFSAFCEKGIVQTSINAGFIYRELLKRITEMFQTRVAPLDIRETLEITAFIEGAIHSAARDGRKVTLAL